CAGCGTCACCACGGCGTCGGCCCCGGCGATGGCCGTGTGCAGCTCCTCGGCCGTCATCGGCCGGTCGTGCGGCGAGAGCCACACGTCGCCCGCGCCGTGCAGCAGCTCGAGCGCGGGCTCGGGGATGCGGCGGGTGACGACGATGCGCGCCGCAGGCGCCGTCATACCGCGACGGCCTCGAGCAGCCCGCCCATGGCGGCGAGCGCCTCGGCGATGTTCTCGAGCGAGTTGGCGTAGGAGAGGCGCAGGTAGCCCTCGCCGTACGACCCAAAGGCCGTGCCGGAGAGCACCGCGACACCCGCCTCCTCGAGCAGCCGGTCGGCGACCGTGCGCGCCTCCATGCCCGTCCCCGAGATGTTCGGGAAGGCGTAGAACGCGCCCTGCGGCATGACGCAGGTGACGCCCGGGAGCGCGTTCAGGCCCTCGACGACGGCGGCCCGGCGGCGCTCGAACTCGGCCAGCATCGCGTCCACCTCGCCGCGCGGTCCGGTCAGGGCGGCCACGCCGGCCAGCTGCACCGCCGGCGCCGTGCAGGACACGGAGTTGATCAGGAGGCGCGTGACCGGCTCGACCAGCTCGGCCGGAAGCGCCGCGTAGCCCAGCCGCCAGCCCGTCATCGCGAACGTCTTCGAGAAGCCGTCCAGGAGGATGGTGCGGTCGAGCAGGCCGTGATGGGCGGCGACGGTGTCGTGGCGGGCGCCGTAGAGCATCTCCGAGTAGACCTCGTCGGAGAGCACGTAGCAGTCGTGCCCCGCCAGCACCTCGGCGATCTCCGCCGTCAGCGCCGGCGGCACGATCCCGCCGGTCGGATTCGCGGGCGAGTTCAGGATCACGAGCCGCGTGCGTGGGCTGAGCCGCTCGGCCAGGTCGTCGGCCGTGAACGCGAAACCGCGCTCCTCGACGAGCGGCAGCGGCACCGGCGTCGCGCCGGCGAAGCGGATGACCGACTCGTAGATCGGAAACCCGGGGTTCGGGTAGATGACCTCGTCGCCGGGCTGGCAGGTGGCGAGCACGCCGAAGAAGAGGAACGGCTTCGCCCCCGGAGCGACCAGGACGCGGCCGGGGTCGACGGCGATGCCGCGGTGGGCGGAGAGATGCGCGGCGCACGCCTCGCGCAGCTCGGGCAGGCCCGGCGCCGGGCAGTAGTGGGTGTGCCCGTCGCGCAGCGCGCGCATCCCGGCCTCGACGATGTGCTGCGGCGTGCCGAAGTCCGGCTCGCCGATCTCGAGGTGGATCACCCGTCGCCCGGACGCCTCGAGCGCCTTCGCCCGCGCCAGCACCTCGAACGCGGTCTCGGTGCCGAGCCGGCCCATGCTCTCTGCCAGCCTCTCTGCCATGGTCGCTCCTTTTGCCCGGTCAGTCGCCGAGCTCGATCCGCCGCCTGTCGACGTACTCCTTGAGCTGGTCGCGCACCCCCGGGTCGAGCGGCGGGGGCTCGTACGCGTCGAGCATCTCCCGCCAGATCTCGCCCGCCCGCTCGGTCGCGTCGCGCCCGCCCTTCGACTTCCACCGCTCGAAGTTCTCCGTCGAGGACAGCAGCGGCCGGTAGAAGCAGGTGCGGAACCGCTCCAGCGTATGGGCGGCGCCGAGGAA
This window of the Gaiellales bacterium genome carries:
- a CDS encoding trimethylamine methyltransferase family protein, which produces FLGAAHTLERFRTCFYRPLLSSTENFERWKSKGGRDATERAGEIWREMLDAYEPPPLDPGVRDQLKEYVDRRRIELGD
- a CDS encoding pyridoxal phosphate-dependent aminotransferase; this translates as MAERLAESMGRLGTETAFEVLARAKALEASGRRVIHLEIGEPDFGTPQHIVEAGMRALRDGHTHYCPAPGLPELREACAAHLSAHRGIAVDPGRVLVAPGAKPFLFFGVLATCQPGDEVIYPNPGFPIYESVIRFAGATPVPLPLVEERGFAFTADDLAERLSPRTRLVILNSPANPTGGIVPPALTAEIAEVLAGHDCYVLSDEVYSEMLYGARHDTVAAHHGLLDRTILLDGFSKTFAMTGWRLGYAALPAELVEPVTRLLINSVSCTAPAVQLAGVAALTGPRGEVDAMLAEFERRRAAVVEGLNALPGVTCVMPQGAFYAFPNISGTGMEARTVADRLLEEAGVAVLSGTAFGSYGEGYLRLSYANSLENIAEALAAMGGLLEAVAV